Genomic window (Paraglaciecola psychrophila 170):
GCTTGGCCTTGCAAGTCTAATTCATCAACGGCCAGTAGCGAGTCTAAAACGGGTAAATCATCACCCATATACAGGATTTCTCCGCCACCAATCACAAGATGTTTAAGCCCAACCGAATCCGGAGCAAAAACATTGGCATTTTTAAGTAAAGTTATTGAACTAGCTGAAACCACAGAATGTACCGACATATAAAAAAGAAACAGAACCCTACGATTTTAAAGCACTCAAGACCGCTTAGCAAAGTGTTTGTATGCTAGATCAGAGGGTAAAATCAAGATAGAGGCCAATTAGTGACTGCAATTGAAGTTAATTACGTCTAGAGCAGATATTTGTTCTTTATTTATACAATGGATTGCCAACATGATAAAAATCCTTTCTATCACAATATTGCTGTTAGCCTCTATGCCAACCCTAGCAGTAGGAGCAAAAGATTCTCCCCAGGCAATAAAAGCCCTAGAAATTTACAAAACTATCATTTAGATCCCAACGATAGCTGGGCGTGGCAAGGTTCCTGAAATGGCCGCATACCTGGCAAAAGAGTTTCGTGAAGTCGATTTCAAAGATGAAGATATTCGTATTATTCCTAGTGGTGAAACAATCGGCATGATTGTTCGCTACCAAGGAGATGGCACTATTGATAAATCTATTCTGTTACTGGGCCATATGTACGTAGTAGAAGCACTAGACATAGACTGGGACGCCCTTTTTTTTGGCCTCACTCAAGATGACAAATATTTTTACGGCCGCGGCAAAATCGACAATAAACTCGTTATTACCATGCTCTCGTCAACCTTTATACGTTTGAAAAAAGAAGGGGTTATACCTAACCGAGAGATATCCTTGGTTTTCACTGGTGATGAAGAAACCGGCATGATAACCACAAAAATTCTGGCCAATGAACGCCCAGAACTGGCAAAAGCAGAATATGCCCTTGACTCTGACGCCGGTGGTGGTGATCTCGATGCAAATGGCAAAGCCATAGCTTACCTAGTGCAAGCGGCAGAAAAAACCTATGTCAGCTTCGAACTCACATTACGCAACAAGGGCGGTCACAGTTCAAGACCCCGTCCCGATAACGCTATTTATGAACTATCAACAGCATTACTCAACATCAGAGATTACCACTTCCCCGTCATGTGGAGTGACATGACCCGTGAGTTTTTCAAAGTATCAGGGGCTCAACTCGGTGGTAAACTAGGACAGGCAATGACAGCGTTTGCCGCTGACCCTAGCAATAAAAAGGCATCCGACCGACTTGAAACAGAATCGTCATACGTTGGTACCACTCGTACCACTTGTGTCACCACCATGTTAACCGCAGGACACGCCGAAAATGCCCTGCCCCAATCCGCCACGGCCACAGTCAATTGCCGAATATTTCCAGGGGTAAGTGTTACACAGGTCAAACAAACATTACAAAAAGTAGTTGAAAATGACGCTGTTGAATTTGTCACATTAGACTCACCAGTAGAAAGTCTCATGTCAGAATTGCGTGATGACGTTATGGCGTCAGTTAATAAAGCTGTTCGTGCACGTTACCCGAATGTGCAAACTATTGCCTACATGGAATCAGGTAGCACCGACGGCATGGACTTTCGCAAAGCCGGCATTCCAACATGAGCTGTATCAAGTGTATTTTCGCGTCCCGATGAAATGTTTGCCCACGGCCTGAACGAACGACTGCCTATTTAAACATTTTATGATGGTCTTTTTATGATGGTCTTGATCACTGGAGTATCATTCTAAAAGAGCTAACGGGTAAATAGCCCCTAATTAGAACTGGGTTCAGATATGCAAAGGGCAAAAAATCTTTCAGAAGTTTACTGGCACTTCTTGCCCAAGACAGCCAACTTGCAAAAACACTTGTCGAGCACGCACAGCAATGACCTGAATAACCTGACGGAGGCTATTCAAGCTAGTTTGATGAAATAAATATAGGTTAGGGAAATTGAGCTTCCACAGTCCAATTACCATCAGGTTGTTTTTTCTTGGTGACCGTCGCTCCTTCACTTTCAAAGTCACCGACGAGTTGTTGAAGATCTGATTCAGGGATATCTGTTAAACTTTCTGTACGTGGCATGTGTTATTCCTTTTAAAGTTTTAATTCTTTCAACGCTTTTTTCCTGTCTTCAGCGAAATCAGCTGAGGAGAAAAAATAAGTTATAGAGGCATCTATATTATTTTCTTTCATCCAAACCCCCAATTTACCTTCAAAGTATTTGTCTTTAGTAGTTCCATCTGGCTTCCATAATTCACGCAGTGTATTGCCAGCCTGATCTTTAAGATATTCACCTGTGCGTATTTCTTTAACTTCTTCTTCGGCTTCAATTTTTGCGTTACCGGCTGTTTTACTAATTTCCGACACCGCACCTATTATTGTGCCTGCTTGGAAGTAGTTTTCAATATCAACTAGACCCAGCATTAGTGGGTAATCTTTTGCCGAAGAGCTTAATCCTAAATAGAGTTTTACAAGTGTTTGTGCACGAGTTGCCTGCATTTGTGACACTAATGCTGAGAGTGTTGTATCGAAAAATGCATTTTTATCAATCGATGATTTTGTTCCCAATATACTGGCAGACGACGCTGATAAAATGGCTTGAGTGCTTGATACTGTTGAAACCGCGCCTACAGCGTTCAGTAGTAGAACAGCTGTATCTGTTCCTATGCCAATATATTTGCTTTCTGAAGAGATGTTTTTAATGAATTCATTGAAATTTAAATCAATAGCACGCATTCGAGCTGCAATAACTTCATTGCGGTATTCTCGCTTATCAGAGTTTGAAAGTTTGGCGTTATAGTCTGCAATGACGCTTGGTGCAAAGTAAGGTGCTAATGCATTAAGTTCAGACTCGATGTCAACAGAACGTTCTGGCACGCCATCTATGCTTGTGCAGCCACTGAATATTAAAAATAAAAAGCTTAGTAGAGGCAATCGTGTATTCATAAACATTCCATATTCTCTTGAACGATGATTGAAATTAGTGTTGTAAATATCCTTACAGCTCGAGACTAACAGAAAATCGAATACAAAGTACACAGAGATAACTAGCAAACCTGCTTTAATTTTGCCCAAATTAATAATCCCTTTGTCTTTATGAGCAACAAAAACAGTGTTTTTCTGAATAACAAACTTAACCAAATTTCTGAATATTTTGAATTGATTTGCCCGAGCATTAATACACTCTATATACAAATAAATAAGCAGATAACGTTATGGCGGGCTCAATCCAAGAATTGATCAATCTGCGACCAGTATTAACCGTTCCAGCTTGTCAAAGACGGGCAGTACTAGATTACGAAAATCATTGTATATGCCAGCCATGGTTGCAGTCAGATATAACTCATCAGTGTTCGCTTTTTATAATAAACTTTTAACCAAAGGTAAGCCTAAAAAAGTAGCTTTAATCGCGGTGATGCGAAAATTACTGGTACTGGCTTTCGGCGTATTAAAATCAGGAAAGCCGTTTGATGTAAATTATCAACATTAATCAGATTTGGGCTTGATCCTCAAGACAGTATCTGGCTCCAATAGTTTTTATTGTCATCAAAAGAAAGTACACGAACAATGCTGTATAAAATTCATACTCATAATGATGCTGTTAACTATTCGCTAAAACTTTCTCTATCACTAACAGTGCAAGTTGCTCATCTTATTCTCACTTAAGCCACTAATACCAATTCCACCAATAACGTTACCGTACAGCGTTATCGGCACACAACCGGTAATACGACTGTCTGTCCAATACCCCATGTCCTTACCAGTGGTGTTAGCCCACTGCCCCAGAGCACTCGATTTTTGCCGACCTCTGGCAGCGGTATAGGCCTTGTTAGGCGCCAAGACACCAGCATGAAGAGCACACTCATCAGTACGCACAAAACTCATCAGCTCTCCATGTGCGTCAACAATAGCTACTGCAATTGGCAACTTGCGCAGCCGCACTTCTATTAATGATGCAGTAATAAACTGTTGTGCAAGAATTAATTCATTGGTTGCCTTAAACAAAGTCCAAATAATAGTTTGAAGAATAGTAGTTACAGGTAAATCGATTAAGGCAACTCATTTCCACGAGCTGCAACCCATAACGCATACCAATGGCCTCGTGTCAGTGTGACTTGAGTCGCCTGCGCACAGGCTTGTATCCGTTGAATATTAGTCGTACCAATAATGGGCTGAATGTGAGCCGGATGACGCATCACCCAAGCAAGCACTATGGCTTCTGTACTGACTTGATATTCAGCAGCAAGCTTGGCCACCAATTGTGAAGTCTGTTGAACAGCCTTGCTGGCGTTTGCGACTTGTTTTCCGGAATAAAGCCCCTGACATAGGCTACCCCACGACTGTAATTGCACACCTGTTTGGCGACAGTATTCAATGGTGCCAGCGCCATAATTAACCGCTGGCTGGCCTGAATTCCCCGAAGTCACCCCCTCTTCTAACCATGCTAGATGCGACAAGCTCAATTCCACTTGATTCACCATCAGAGGTTGCTGTAAATGTGCCTGCAAAAACGCCATTTGCTGTTGTTGCATATTTGACACGCCAAAGTGTTTTACCTTGCCAGCACTGTGTAATTGATCAAAAGCCGCAGCTACAGATTCAGGCTCCATCAAAGGGTCAGGGCGGTGCAACATTAATACATCGAGTTGTTCAATATTAAGACGGGACAGAGAGTTTTCTACAGATTGCACAATCCAATCAGCAGAAAAATCGTAGCGCTTAGGCCCAAACTCATCGTCAAAACGAATGGCACATTTTGATTGAATCGCCATCTGTTGGCGTAACTCAGGACGTTGTTTTAACACTTCACCAAATACTTTTTCAGCCTTACCTAAGGTATAAATATCAGCATGGTCAAATAAAGTGATCCCCGCAGCTAAAGCAGCATCAACCACATCGTGCGCCTGTTTAATATTCTGTTTAGTGATTGGGTCAGCGCCCCATTCTCCGCCTAATCCCATGCAGCCAAAGGCCAGCGGGCTATTGTTTTGTATATGTTTTGAAAGTGGGTAATTTTCCAAGCTCAAAATAACTCCTTATTGCTTTTACTATGTATTAAAGACAACCAACCGAATAGCCCCTATTTTAAGCTCAAATCCTAAGATTGAAATATGACAAAAGAGAATTCATTGTTTACTATAAAATACAATAGAGGCTTTTGGACATGGCAATAACTGATGAAAGAACATAAAAAACTGGAACGTTTAATGTTATTTAGTGAGGTAGCTCAACACCTTAGTTTTACCAAAGCCGCGCAACAATTAGATATTTCTCGTGGACATTTATCTTCGCAAGTTCGCCAATTAGAAAAAGAGATGGGATTAGCCTTACTGATCCGCTCCACCAGAAGTGTCCGGTTAACCACAGCCGGAGCCCGTGTGCTAGATAGTATGCATAAAATTCGCCACGACATTTTAAACTTGGAACGTAACGTTGAACGCGAAGGCCTTATTATTGAAGGGTTAATAAAAGTAACCGCACCAGCATTATTCAGTGAACGTTACCTGTTAGATATTTTTACAGAGTTCACCCAAACTCACCCAGCAGTTAGTTTTTCTATTGAGAGTAGTTACAAACCGCATGATCTTAATACCAGTAACTTTGATTTAGCATTTCGCGCAACCAATCAACCACCAGAAAATATGCTAGCAAAAAAGTTATTTGCCTATCAACATCGTTGCTGTGCATCACCCACATATTTTGAACGTTTTGGCACACCTGCAACAATCCATGAATTAATTAACCATCAATGTTTAAAAGGTAAAGACCAACCACAGTGGTTGTTTAATAGCGGCAGTGTTGAGGTAAATGGTCGCTTAGAAATTAACGACAATCATTTTCTAAAAGGCTTAGCACTAAAAGGAGCAGGCATTGTTCGAGTACCAGAATACCTAGTTGAGACTGAACTTAAAAATGGTAAATTAACCGTTATTTTTGCAGACGATATGCCGCAAAGCCTGTCGATTTACATGATCCATCCACAGCTCATTCATCAATCTGCTCGCTTAACAGCCTTTATCGAATTTACCCAGCAGTATTTTAGCCATTACCCAACTATTGCGGATTAACGACTCATTTCCATCAAACGACTATAAGTTCGGCGAAACTCAAACAGTAATCGATAGGGCTAATCGATAGTGCCAGAGCGATTGATATTAAATGGTTAAGCAATGAGTGCAGAAAATAACTACAAGGCCACACATCGTAAGAGGGCAAGAAAATAGTCTGCGCCGATAAACGCTTTGGTGGCTTCGACACTGCTTTTCCGCCTTTAGTGTTTCAGCAAAAAATGGCTTGCTCTTGGGGCACATGGCATGGGTGAAACTGGTTTTTTTAGAAGCACAGATTCGCCCAGTTGAACATTTCGACAAGCGACTCCCATGGACGGCGGAAGGTAGAACAATGCTGCAGCAATTGTCTAGAAGTCGAGATTGGGTGCTGATCATTAGGGATGATGGTGAGATTGACCAAATTAAAGCGTTTACATTTATTAGCTGCAGAAGAAAAAATAACTTATTAGGAGGGATTAGAGTCAAAACCCTTAGGAAGATGGCGTGCAGCGAGCTTTTAGTTTTTCTCTTTATTAAACCCCCAAAGATTTATAGCAGGTCCAAGGCGTTTAACGCATCAAAAATTAAATAGCTTTTACGTTTCAACGAACCCGACCCGGCAGGTAGGTTTGGTCATTATCGCTTCAATAGGGAGCAGTTTTACAACTAAAAAATCTATCGAGATGGGAGTGTAACCTTTGTTTATAATCTGCTTTTTCAATCGATGGAGTCGGTTTTTTTGAACAGCACGGCTGGGTCAAGTCTTGTCTTTTGCACTTAAAAACTTTATGTGTATAAACTTGGTCAAAGTATATATAAAAAGCAAAACACAAGACTTGCCCCAGACCCCGCGACAAAAAAATCGCATAAAGAGCATTAAGAAGGATGCATTAGGCATCCTTTTTAATGCTGAATCTAAGGGATGCTTAATTATATAAATAATAGATTAAAAACTATAAGTTATATTACCATATAAAAAGCGACCATCTAGGCTGTATGGGTTATAGGCTGTGTAAGGGAATATTTGGCTAAAGTTTGAATAGCCAATGTTATCGACTGTAGCTTGGGGATATTGATCAAACACGTTGTTTGCACCTACCGCAAGCTTCCAGAACGCGTCTGGCCTGTAAGCAATCTCTAGATCCGTGATCCATTTAGTATCCAAGTATTCATCACGATCAGCGGTTGTTGAAATATCAGCAACTTCACCGTAACGCGTCGCGCGCAACGTAGTTTGCCATTCGTTAAAACTCCAAACTGCAGATAAGTTCCATTTGCTATCAGGTGTGCCTTCTTCAAAACGACCTACTTCACGACGTGCAAATACTACGTATTCATCACCGAGTGAGTTAAGTTGCGCCGGATTGTCGTCGATATTTGTTACTTCGGTATCATTAAAATTTGCTGCAGCGTTTAAACGCACGTCGCCTAGATCATTTAACTCAAGTGTGAAGCTTGCAACGATGTCTACACCTTGAGTGCGCGAGTCAATGGCGTTAGTAAAGTAACGCACACTTTCGGTGTTTAACTCACCTGCATTTTCTAAGATTTGTTTGACTGCAGAACCTGTTAAGTTTTCAGATAATACAACACGGTCATCAATATCAATCCGATATGCATCAACTGTCAGGCTAAAGCTATCTTGGGTGTACATAAAACCTGCGGTTAGGTTAACTGAGTTTTCTGCGTCTAACTTTTTAGCACCCAGCGCTTTTGCTGCAGACGCATCGGTGGGGAATAAACCCACTTCAAATGGCTGGCTGTTTTCAAGTACCGTTGAAATTTGACGATACGAATTTTGCGCAAGTGAAGGCGCGCGAAACCCTGTGCTAATAGCACCACGAAGAGATAGGTTTGCGGTAATTATATAACGTGATGCTAATTTTGAAGTCAGCGTGTCTCCAAAGTCACTATAGTCCTCGTAACGATTTGCAAAAACAACATTCCAATTTTCAGTAATGTAGGCGTCGAATTCAGTAAATACAGACACATTATAACGACTTTTATCGGTTACGCTTTCTGGACCAAATCCTGAAAGTACCTGCGCGCCGCCCGATGCAACAGGATTACCGTTAGCATCTAACGCTGTAATGTAAGACGCTTCTTCACCTTGCTCAATTTTGTAGCTTTCACGACGGTACTCAGCGCCTATAGTAAAAAACACGTTGTCGGGTAGGCCAAAATCAAATGATGTATTTGCATCTGCATTCACTATCCATTGGTCATAGACCAAGGCACCGTTATCAAATTCGGTTTGACTGCCACCCCCTAGTGAGGTGTTTAAGCTATTTACTACACCTAATGCAAAGTCGTTACGGCCATAATTACTGCTTACGTCCCATGTCCAATTGTCTGTTTCGCCATCTAAACCTAGTGCTAATGAGTAGTCCTCTACCTCAGTTTCGATTTGTGGTAAAAAACCGTTTGGATAAAGTGATTCTACGTTACGATTGTCTTTTGCGCGGCGATAAAAACCACCTGAGTTACCTTCGCGATTTGAGTAGCTACCAAAAGAATATAAGTTTAGGCCGTCGCCTAAATCGTAACCCATGTTATAAAATAGTGCGTAGTCTTCTAAGTCAGCTTTACCAAAGCGGTGATTGTAGCGGTTAATGGTTAGTTCGCGTGGATCTAAACTACCATCGTCTAAGCGGTTATATTGTTCACGTGGGTCGAAACCAGAGCGTTGAGTTGAGTCGTTATCACGATACTCAATGGATACATTAACAAAGCCTTTGTCAGCAAGGGAAAAGCCAGAATTAGCACTGATTGTTCGTGTGCTACCATCGTTTACTTTGCGGTCATCACCTAGATTGAAGCCCAGATTGCCATTTGAATCAACATAGGTACTTTTTAAGTTGGGTGCACCAGCCATTTGGCTGTCATATTGACCATAAGTCAAACTAATGCTTCCGCCTTCGGAGGCGTCTTTTAATACAAGGTTAATTACACCAGCAATCGCATCAGAGCCGTATTGGGCCGCTGCACCATCGCGCAGTACTTCAACACGCTTAATTGCTGAGGTTGGGATCATGTTTAAATCAACCGAGGTCGAACCACGGCCAACCACACCAGCAAGATTTAAGAGTGCGCCTGAATGGCGGCGCTTGCCATTAATAAGTACCAAAGTATGATCAGGTGCTAGGCCGCGTAAAACAGCTGGGCGAGCATGGTCCGTGCCATCAGCAATAGTGGCACTAGGGTAGTTAAAGCTGGGTATTTGGTTTGCAAGCACTTGGCTGATTTCAAGCTGGCCTGTACT
Coding sequences:
- a CDS encoding M20/M25/M40 family metallo-hydrolase; translation: MAAYLAKEFREVDFKDEDIRIIPSGETIGMIVRYQGDGTIDKSILLLGHMYVVEALDIDWDALFFGLTQDDKYFYGRGKIDNKLVITMLSSTFIRLKKEGVIPNREISLVFTGDEETGMITTKILANERPELAKAEYALDSDAGGGDLDANGKAIAYLVQAAEKTYVSFELTLRNKGGHSSRPRPDNAIYELSTALLNIRDYHFPVMWSDMTREFFKVSGAQLGGKLGQAMTAFAADPSNKKASDRLETESSYVGTTRTTCVTTMLTAGHAENALPQSATATVNCRIFPGVSVTQVKQTLQKVVENDAVEFVTLDSPVESLMSELRDDVMASVNKAVRARYPNVQTIAYMESGSTDGMDFRKAGIPT
- a CDS encoding GlcG/HbpS family heme-binding protein, with the protein product MFKATNELILAQQFITASLIEVRLRKLPIAVAIVDAHGELMSFVRTDECALHAGVLAPNKAYTAARGRQKSSALGQWANTTGKDMGYWTDSRITGCVPITLYGNVIGGIGISGLSENKMSNLHC
- a CDS encoding aldo/keto reductase, with translation MSLENYPLSKHIQNNSPLAFGCMGLGGEWGADPITKQNIKQAHDVVDAALAAGITLFDHADIYTLGKAEKVFGEVLKQRPELRQQMAIQSKCAIRFDDEFGPKRYDFSADWIVQSVENSLSRLNIEQLDVLMLHRPDPLMEPESVAAAFDQLHSAGKVKHFGVSNMQQQQMAFLQAHLQQPLMVNQVELSLSHLAWLEEGVTSGNSGQPAVNYGAGTIEYCRQTGVQLQSWGSLCQGLYSGKQVANASKAVQQTSQLVAKLAAEYQVSTEAIVLAWVMRHPAHIQPIIGTTNIQRIQACAQATQVTLTRGHWYALWVAARGNELP
- a CDS encoding LysR family transcriptional regulator codes for the protein MKEHKKLERLMLFSEVAQHLSFTKAAQQLDISRGHLSSQVRQLEKEMGLALLIRSTRSVRLTTAGARVLDSMHKIRHDILNLERNVEREGLIIEGLIKVTAPALFSERYLLDIFTEFTQTHPAVSFSIESSYKPHDLNTSNFDLAFRATNQPPENMLAKKLFAYQHRCCASPTYFERFGTPATIHELINHQCLKGKDQPQWLFNSGSVEVNGRLEINDNHFLKGLALKGAGIVRVPEYLVETELKNGKLTVIFADDMPQSLSIYMIHPQLIHQSARLTAFIEFTQQYFSHYPTIAD
- a CDS encoding TonB-dependent receptor plug domain-containing protein, with the translated sequence MTFKYLPANKLALSLAVASALSTSYARGDVAKQGQQVEESIEVISVTGTRRSLRSVAESTVPVDIITSADMSSTGQLEISQVLANQIPSFNYPSATIADGTDHARPAVLRGLAPDHTLVLINGKRRHSGALLNLAGVVGRGSTSVDLNMIPTSAIKRVEVLRDGAAAQYGSDAIAGVINLVLKDASEGGSISLTYGQYDSQMAGAPNLKSTYVDSNGNLGFNLGDDRKVNDGSTRTISANSGFSLADKGFVNVSIEYRDNDSTQRSGFDPREQYNRLDDGSLDPRELTINRYNHRFGKADLEDYALFYNMGYDLGDGLNLYSFGSYSNREGNSGGFYRRAKDNRNVESLYPNGFLPQIETEVEDYSLALGLDGETDNWTWDVSSNYGRNDFALGVVNSLNTSLGGGSQTEFDNGALVYDQWIVNADANTSFDFGLPDNVFFTIGAEYRRESYKIEQGEEASYITALDANGNPVASGGAQVLSGFGPESVTDKSRYNVSVFTEFDAYITENWNVVFANRYEDYSDFGDTLTSKLASRYIITANLSLRGAISTGFRAPSLAQNSYRQISTVLENSQPFEVGLFPTDASAAKALGAKKLDAENSVNLTAGFMYTQDSFSLTVDAYRIDIDDRVVLSENLTGSAVKQILENAGELNTESVRYFTNAIDSRTQGVDIVASFTLELNDLGDVRLNAAANFNDTEVTNIDDNPAQLNSLGDEYVVFARREVGRFEEGTPDSKWNLSAVWSFNEWQTTLRATRYGEVADISTTADRDEYLDTKWITDLEIAYRPDAFWKLAVGANNVFDQYPQATVDNIGYSNFSQIFPYTAYNPYSLDGRFLYGNITYSF